A window from Mycolicibacterium tokaiense encodes these proteins:
- the dapF gene encoding diaminopimelate epimerase, producing MEFAKGHGTQNDFLLLPDLEARLTLAPAAVAALCDRRRGLGADGVLRVATAGALLGAGVLERLPEGVAEGDWFMDYRNADGSRAQMCGNGVRVFSHYLRASGLESRDEFVVGSLAGARPVVIHETGDLHADVTVEMGKAGQFGAGTAVVGGRRLRGLAVDVGNPHLACVDPELDEGGLAALDVGAPVEFDRTQFPEGVNIEVLTAPVGGAVSMRVHERGVGETRSCGTGTVAATVVALQHLGEQTGALTVRVPGGAVEVTVTEATSYLRGPSELVARGKLSPEWWNSVEPKGSAQR from the coding sequence GTGGAGTTTGCCAAAGGACACGGGACGCAGAACGACTTCCTGCTGTTGCCCGACCTCGAGGCACGCCTGACGCTGGCACCCGCCGCGGTGGCGGCGCTGTGCGATCGCCGGCGGGGCCTCGGCGCGGACGGTGTGCTGCGGGTGGCGACCGCCGGGGCGCTGCTGGGGGCCGGTGTGCTGGAGCGGCTGCCCGAAGGGGTGGCCGAGGGCGACTGGTTCATGGACTACCGCAACGCCGACGGCTCCCGGGCCCAGATGTGCGGCAACGGAGTTCGGGTGTTCAGCCACTACCTGCGGGCATCGGGTCTGGAGTCCCGCGACGAGTTCGTGGTGGGCTCGCTGGCGGGTGCCCGCCCGGTGGTGATCCATGAGACCGGAGATCTGCATGCCGACGTCACCGTCGAGATGGGCAAGGCCGGTCAGTTCGGCGCGGGCACCGCTGTGGTCGGTGGGCGCCGGCTCCGCGGGCTGGCCGTCGACGTCGGCAACCCGCATCTGGCCTGTGTCGATCCGGAGCTCGACGAGGGCGGGCTGGCCGCCCTCGACGTCGGCGCCCCCGTCGAGTTCGACCGCACCCAGTTCCCCGAGGGCGTCAACATCGAGGTGCTGACCGCGCCGGTCGGTGGCGCCGTGAGCATGCGGGTACACGAACGCGGCGTGGGCGAGACCCGTTCCTGCGGCACCGGCACCGTCGCCGCCACGGTGGTCGCGTTGCAGCATCTGGGGGAGCAGACCGGGGCCCTGACCGTCCGGGTGCCCGGCGGTGCGGTCGAGGTCACGGTCACCGAGGCCACCAGCTACCTGCGCGGACCGTCCGAACTGGTCGCCCGCGGCAAATTGTCGCCGGAATGGTGGAACTCTGTGGAACCGAAAGGCAGCGCACAACGTTAA
- the hflX gene encoding GTPase HflX, which yields MTQPRFPSTGELALDDRAALRRVHGLSTELTDVSEVEYRQLRLERVVLVGVWTDGSAADADASLAELAALAETAGSEVLEGLIQRRDKPDPSTYIGSGKAQELREVVIATGADTVICDGELSPAQLNALEKAVKVKVIDRTALILDIFAQHATSREGKAQVSLAQMEYMLPRLRGWGESMSRQAGGRAGGAGGGVGTRGPGETKIETDRRRIRERMAKLRREIRDMKKIRDTQRSGRVRSDVAQLAIVGYTNAGKSSLLNALTGAGVLVENALFATLEPTTRRGEFDDGRPFVLTDTVGFVRHLPTQLVEAFQSTLEEVVGADLLVHVVDGSDAFPLAQISAVRQVINDVVTDRNGARPPELLVVNKIDAAGDLALAQLRRALPEAVFVSAHTGDGLDRLRQRMAELVEPTDVAVDVTIPYDRGDLVARVHSDGRVDAAEHTESGTRIKGFVPAGLAAGLRQFATH from the coding sequence ATGACTCAGCCCCGATTCCCCAGTACCGGCGAACTCGCCCTCGACGACCGTGCGGCCCTGCGCCGCGTGCACGGTCTGTCGACCGAGCTCACCGACGTCTCCGAGGTCGAATACCGCCAGCTCCGTCTGGAGCGGGTGGTGCTGGTGGGTGTGTGGACCGACGGCAGTGCCGCCGACGCCGACGCCAGCCTGGCCGAACTGGCCGCCTTGGCCGAAACCGCCGGATCCGAGGTCCTCGAAGGCCTCATCCAGCGTCGCGACAAACCCGACCCGTCCACCTACATCGGCTCCGGCAAGGCCCAGGAGCTGCGCGAGGTGGTGATCGCCACCGGCGCCGACACCGTGATCTGCGACGGTGAGCTCTCACCCGCGCAGCTGAACGCGCTGGAGAAGGCCGTCAAGGTCAAGGTGATCGACCGCACCGCCCTGATCCTGGACATCTTCGCCCAGCACGCCACCAGCCGCGAGGGCAAGGCCCAGGTGTCGCTGGCCCAGATGGAGTACATGCTGCCCCGGCTGCGCGGCTGGGGTGAGTCGATGTCCCGCCAGGCCGGTGGCCGCGCCGGCGGTGCCGGCGGCGGTGTGGGTACCCGCGGCCCCGGTGAGACAAAGATCGAGACCGACCGCCGCCGCATCCGTGAGCGGATGGCCAAGCTGCGTCGCGAGATCCGGGACATGAAGAAGATCCGCGACACCCAGCGCAGTGGGCGCGTGCGCAGCGACGTCGCGCAACTGGCCATCGTCGGGTACACCAACGCGGGTAAGTCCAGCCTGCTCAACGCCTTGACCGGTGCCGGTGTGCTGGTGGAGAACGCCCTGTTCGCCACCTTGGAACCCACCACCCGGCGCGGCGAGTTCGACGACGGGCGGCCCTTCGTGCTCACCGACACGGTGGGTTTCGTGCGGCACCTGCCCACGCAGCTGGTCGAGGCGTTCCAGTCCACGCTCGAAGAAGTGGTGGGCGCGGATCTGCTGGTGCATGTGGTCGACGGTTCCGATGCCTTTCCGCTGGCCCAGATCAGCGCAGTGCGTCAGGTGATCAACGACGTGGTGACCGATCGCAACGGTGCTCGGCCACCGGAGCTGTTGGTGGTCAACAAGATCGATGCCGCCGGTGATCTGGCGCTGGCGCAGCTGCGTCGCGCCCTGCCCGAGGCGGTGTTCGTCTCCGCGCACACCGGCGACGGCCTGGACCGGCTGCGGCAGCGGATGGCGGAGCTGGTGGAGCCCACCGACGTCGCGGTGGACGTCACCATCCCCTATGACCGCGGCGATCTGGTGGCCAGAGTGCACAGCGACGGCCGGGTGGACGCTGCCGAGCACACCGAATCCGGCACCAGGATCAAAGGATTCGTGCCCGCCGGACTGGCGGCCGGGCTACGGCAGTTCGCGACGCACTAG
- the miaA gene encoding tRNA (adenosine(37)-N6)-dimethylallyltransferase MiaA, which produces MTQRPIAVIGPTGTGKSDLALQLAERVGGEVVNADAMQFYRGMDIGTAKLTVAQRRGIPHHQLDVLDVTETATVARYQQAAAADVEAIAGRAAVPVIVGGSMLYIQSLLDEWVFPATDPDVRARWEQRLAEVGVAALHTELGRRDPAAAAAILPTDGRRIVRALEVVELTGRPFAASAPSIGAPRWDTLIIGVDRDTAHLDPRLQQRTDAMFDGGLVEEVQRLLRAGLRDGVTAARALGYAQVLAALDAGGDDRALAQARELTFIGTRRYVRRQRSWFRRDHRVHWLDGAADDNAAAVLRLWRAVS; this is translated from the coding sequence GTGACGCAGCGGCCGATCGCCGTCATCGGACCCACCGGCACCGGCAAGTCGGATCTGGCGCTGCAGCTCGCCGAGCGGGTCGGCGGCGAGGTGGTCAACGCCGACGCCATGCAGTTCTACCGCGGGATGGACATCGGCACCGCCAAGCTGACTGTGGCGCAGCGACGCGGCATCCCGCACCACCAGCTCGACGTCCTCGACGTCACCGAAACCGCGACGGTGGCCCGCTACCAGCAGGCCGCCGCCGCCGATGTCGAGGCCATCGCCGGGCGCGCCGCGGTCCCGGTGATCGTCGGCGGATCCATGCTCTACATCCAGTCGCTGCTCGACGAGTGGGTGTTCCCGGCCACCGACCCCGACGTGCGGGCGCGCTGGGAACAACGACTGGCCGAGGTCGGGGTCGCGGCGCTGCACACCGAGCTGGGCCGCCGGGATCCGGCGGCCGCCGCGGCCATCCTGCCCACCGACGGCAGGCGGATCGTCCGCGCGCTCGAGGTCGTCGAGCTGACCGGCCGGCCGTTCGCGGCCTCGGCGCCCAGCATCGGCGCACCCCGCTGGGACACGCTGATCATCGGAGTGGACCGCGACACCGCACACCTGGATCCCCGGCTGCAGCAGCGCACCGACGCCATGTTCGACGGGGGCCTGGTCGAGGAGGTGCAGCGGCTGCTGCGCGCGGGGTTGCGTGACGGGGTGACCGCCGCCCGCGCCCTGGGATACGCGCAGGTGCTCGCCGCGCTGGACGCCGGCGGTGACGACCGGGCCCTGGCCCAGGCCCGTGAGCTGACGTTCATCGGGACCCGGCGCTATGTACGACGGCAGCGGTCGTGGTTCCGCCGCGATCACCGCGTCCACTGGCTCGACGGCGCGGCCGACGACAATGCGGCCGCGGTGCTGCGGTTGTGGCGGGCCGTATCCTGA